One Urocitellus parryii isolate mUroPar1 chromosome 9, mUroPar1.hap1, whole genome shotgun sequence DNA segment encodes these proteins:
- the LOC144256924 gene encoding prefoldin subunit 4: protein MAATMKKAAAEDVNVTFEDQQKINKFARNTSRITELKEEIEVKKKQLQNLEDACDDIMLADDDCLMIPYQIGDVFISHSQEETQEMLEEAKKNLQEEIDALESRVESIQRVLADLKVQLYAKFGSNINLEADES from the coding sequence ATGGCGGCCACCATGAAGAAGGCGGCTGCAGAAGATGTCAATGTTACTTTTGAAGATCagcaaaagataaacaaatttgCCCGGAACACAAGTAGAATCACagaactaaaggaagaaatagaagtaaaaaagaaacaactccAAAATTTAGAAGATGCCTGTGATGACATCATGCTTGCAGATGATGACTGCTTAATGATACCTTATCAAATTGGGGATGTTTTCATTAGCCATTCTCAAGAGGAAACACAGGAAATGTtagaggaagcaaagaaaaatttgCAAGAAGAAATTGACGCCTTAGAATCCAGAGTGGAATCAATTCAGCGGGTGTTAGCAGATTTGAAAGTTCAGTTATATGCAAAATTTGGCAGCAACATAAATCTTGAAGCTGATGaaagttaa